The genomic window ATTTAGCTGATAATGCCAAGATTGTTAGATTGGACCTGAGAGAGAATGACATCAGGACAGGAGGATTAATGGCTTTATCATTAGCAATGAAAGTCAACAAACTATTGCTAAGGCTAGATCTGGACAAAGATATCAAAAGAGATACGGTGAGTGAAAAGACGACAAGTAACAATTTGATAAAATACCATGATATATGGCATAGAAACAACTCGGCCTTTTAGCCTAGTTATTGAACGTAAATAATGATACCGCCTGTTTACATAATAGATGCACAGCAGAGGTAGGAAAAATACGTATAATTCTCTAACTATAGAAGATTCCTGTTACAGGTTATTAAACTGAGATAAGTCGAATTTCTGATCCCAAACTttgtttggtagtgatgtaggtgCATATTCACTGGCTGCCATATCGAATCATGCAAAATTAATCATGTAGAGCATACAGGCATGTGTACAAGTGCATGTTATGCATGCTTGCAGGGAAAATCATTGATGTCACTACAACTTGaattgaaccaaattatagttaaACAATTTACATACTTTCTGGTTATTTTTTCCTGTGGTCACTGTCAAGCTTAAGGTGTCATCTACTGTACCTTATATATTTCTACACTGTACTGGCCAACAATAGATCAGTGATAACCATATTTTAAGATGTCCTATGTGCAACATACAATATTGTGAAAATCATACTCCCAGCACAATACTGTTTTGAAATTCACCCCAAAACTTAATAGCATTCTTATGCCATGGCAGCATCTGGGATGTGCAGTGAAAGGAAATGCCCAGATGGTAGACTATGTGTAGCAAGTTTTACAAAAAAGCATTTTCTATGACTGCAGTTAGAGTTCATTACTGCTGAACATGTATGATTACCGCAGATATTCATGTTCACACTTACATATCCCTGTAATTAGTACTCTAATATCTTTccttgtttcaattttttttgcagCAAATGCGTGGGTATGAAGAATTGCAGCGAAACTTGCAGCAGGAAATCATAGGACTCCTACAACGTAATCGAGAGCTTGCCAAACTGGCAGaagaaaaggcagaaaaagaaGGTGCTGCTGATAATGAGAAGAGAAAACCCCAGGTGCAATTAGACAGTCCTGAGGGGCCAATCAGTCCAGAGGCCTCGCAACTTGTCACTCATGTAATGCTTAAAAACACAGACAATGAGGAATCATCACCAAACAAAAATTGGGATTCCAATCATGAACCATTAAGTGGTATTGAAGTGCATCATGTAAATGGTGCAAAACAAACCACAAACTCTTCTTCAGGCACTGTAAATGGTCATACAAATACACCTTCGTCTATCAGCAAAACCCAAAGTAGTGTACCCTCGTCTTCCtcttccaccaccaccaccacctccatAATCAAAAACCCCCAAGCTAGTGTGGAACACACTATGCAATCCGTACCAACCAGCAATCATTCCTCATCCTCAAGTAGTGGTAAATCAGGTTCAGATGGTGAACACTCACCACCAGGTATCCGTATCACAGACAGTATCAAGCTGTTAACTCATCCTGTGCAGCCAATGGTTAATCAAGGTGTGGCAGCAGCTGTTGCCCCTGCTGCTGCTTTAGCAGGGATTACGGTTGCCCCTGCTGTAGCTTTAATGACGCAATCAAACCCTTATGCTGCAGATGATTCTACTACTACAGTGGCATCATCTCCCTCTAGCAGTACTATATCAAAGACTCTCCCAGATGATAATACAGTACATCATGATGACAGTGATCCTTCAAAGTCTGGTGCTACAGTTGTGGTagagcaacagcagcagcagcaatcaAGTGCAATAGGTATTGATGAAAGTATTCCAAAAGACAATAGTACTGAACAGTCAGTTCTTGATGAAATTGGCGATGAACAGAAAAGCAATGTTGATATTGAATTAGCAGATTCATCAGATGTACCTGAAATTTTTATGGAGGAGAATCCTGCTTACAGTTCTCCTTCCCGGGATGTAATGAGCTTGGCAAATGGACTTCTGCCTCCAAGTAGTCTGGCAACAACGACACATTATACAACAGAGTCAACACTAGGGGCACCCAGGCAAACAAACAGATATATGGGTAAGTATGGTAATGCTTCATGCTTATAGTATGCAcacatttgtgtggtttaaatTGTCCCATGCCCTGTTAGGGTGAGGCATTGAGGCTAGTgcttagttaaagccatattataacatttgctgaggagaacgcctcaaatttttttttttttttaattctgtttttacacgattgtaatgtactttagtcaataaagatactctgcaaaaatcaagactttaggtgctgtagttttgtcaaaatccgagatttttaataaaacgatggaaccggcgttttattattacgatggaaatattacacgtaacacgtatgcacagtacgtacacggcgtgctggatacacatacacacacaccccgaggatcgtaccgaaTTACAACCGCACAAGTACCACGCATGGCGccagtagtaaattccaattttgtatgctttacctcacttgttcggctcaaaattaaaagggacatatctgacaataaaagctaacattttatggaaaataaatttttacagaaatgttataatatggctttaaatatgtCAAGAAAAAAGTAAATGGATATTTAATTTTAGTGGTGCAGTTTTCCTGACAGTTAAGGTTTTTACTCAGGCATGATGAATTCTTTGTTTAAGAAATTGCACGGGCCTGAAACTCATTATTATTACCTCTTGCCTTACTTCTTTGAATAGTACAATAGATGTAGATTCTGATGAAATATGTCACAGCCAGTTCTGAACTGTGTAAGATTATACATCATGGCATAGATATGAATGCTGATGACAGgcattattttcttctttctttgattcatagctctgggctataccagttgaaatccatacacccctatggcagATATGACTTCTATCTCCTCAGcataggggatgtagatttcaaatggagtcacccattcaggtaacaccatttgaaataaatgatgattccatttgaaatctacaccccttgtttggaagattaaggtcatgtctttcataggggtgtatgatttCAGCTGGTCACTCCAAAACTAAGTGAAGCCAATTGTTGTAATTTGATAAATGATGATGTCAAGTTCTTTGTGCATTTTTTAAAATCCCAACAGGAGCTCATGATGTGGAGTTTTCAGGAGTTGATGATTTTGAGAAGGAATTGAATGAGATGTTGGCTAGTGTAAAGACAACTTTTGATGCAGATTTACCGTCACCGTCAAGGTCTGCTCATCCTGCCCAAGGTAACCATCATGTGTGGTAACAATAGGGAACAGCCTTCTGATAAATCTCTATGAGTAGAGGAACTATTCATTGGTAGAACACCAGCACTGTCACCTTTGGAGCCTTACTTCACCCTTTTTATGATGTGCACTCCATTGTAGTTTCGTCTTGTGAAGGTGGCTTgggaatagagagttcccgtgttttcaagcggaacggactacaatagtgtttataacgtgattcgcaccgccgtattcctcattcctttgatttggtcaatgaccctattggtgctacattctacaaaataacatttgctaattattgcgccgagtgttggtattctgaaaattgtaaacggagtttaggtttccctccaagatggcgggtaacccaaaacacgggaactctctatagtTCTTTGAACTGTGTTTCTTCTCTTTGCTTACTTGTAGCAAGCTGTTATGTATCCTATACCATGTTCACACTGCAGAAAAGTAGCAGTTGAATTCaactttttaatttctttttggtATTAAGGATCAAAGTCATTAAGCATAAACCAAATTATCTATAACCGGTTCCACCCTGAATGCCAAAAACTGTCAAATACTGGGTGTCTCTCCTCTAGGGCAGGGGCAGTCAAACTACATGTACTGTGTTAGGGTTAAAAGCAGTGTAATTTTTCATTTCTCCTCTCGTAAAATACATCACTTCTCACCCAATAATTAAAAGTATTCTTTTATCTGTTCTTTTAAAGAACTTTTGAACCCAGCAACTCCTATACCAGATGATTGAAGAGAGAAGCAGATTCCAGAGAAGCATGGATGGACACACTGCATTGAACCACctgccagccagccagccaaacCATGTTACATCTCATCATTTAGATGAACCCACCAAAATCTTTGCCAAAGTCTCACAAGACCCTGTAAGCAGGATTACAATGTATCACAAACCAAAGTGTAGAAGTAACACAGTAGAAGGTGCTAGATGAGTGGTAATCTCAATCTCAGTGGTGATATTGATGCTCTACTCAGATGCTTAGAGAATAGATCTTGAGTAAAGAAGTGTAATGTCCCCTACCTCAAATGTAAAGTGTCATCACTTGCACAGAGTACATTTAGTTGTGGTTTTCTCATACTGTCGAACCTAGGATAATTACAAACCGTCCCTTTGTATTATAGTGACTATAAAGGGCAGtgttatgaaatattttgcacatcAAAGCTGTTTTTGCCACGGTGGCCATACATGATTGGCAAATTGCTTAAAACACATCATGAGGAGTTTATAGTAATCTAGTATGGGGAAATTGCAACTATTTATACTGTGGGGAAATGTGttataattcaataggtgtttacctagagtggcaagttttccatttactaaaaggtcaaattttggtgtttttttctgttttctaaaAATCCCTTAAGTTCACCTATTCTAGGGAATTTGGTCAACTTTCTAGAAATGCTCCACTAACATAGCACTTCGAAAGATGCTTCTGCATATCAGAGAGCAAAAAAATTGTTAATTGGAATATTAAGTGTACTATGGGCTTAAAAGAAAGTTCATAAAGGAATTGAAGTATAAGATAAGAACATTCAACCTAGCCACTATTTTTGGTGGAAATTAATAGTCTAAACTCTGCAAAATTACATTTACTTCATTTTCCATTTCTACTCCAATTCCGTgactttttgaaatgttttccataaaacggaaaacttgccacttaaGGGCTACCTCATTTCATCCCCCCTGTTCCAAAATGATTGGCATTTGCACATGTGTACTTTCAGAGAGCACTAGTGATGATAAGCTGTTGGTAATAATTACTAGATCAATATCTTCTTAACTACAAGCAGCCAAGCACCAACCAAACACCAGCTGAACAGATTTAATTCTCAGTGATGAAACTGGATTGATTTGCCCAGACTGCTGAATACCATATTACTATAAACCATAGTACATGATCAGCCAAGTGCTGGCAGCAACAGTGGCAAAACCAAAAAATTATAATGTTGTCCTCTTTAATCATAATACAAAAGGATCGGTTTAGAGTTCTCTGGGATTTATCTAGTCGGACAATTTCATTCTTGTGTGTCATTTTGATGTTCAAATCTCCATTTTTGTCTGTATAAGCCGATAACATGTTCAAACTGGATTCATCAAAGGGGGTAACGTGATAACACTATACATAAACGCACTGGTTTTTTGGTGTTTCTACCATTGTGCAAGGTAATAGGGCTGgtgttattttttttcttgttccttGCAACTATTAAACCAAGCAAAATCATGTAGGTCCCTCCTGACTTCCACGTACGCCAATTTGttattgtaaataatttgatattacagCATATTTCCTTCaatttatttaaacaaaaataaagtgACACATTCATTTTTGTGTCACCAAAGTATTTTTTATACACATAAAAGTAAATACAAGTCGTCATATCAGTGTAACTTCTGCACACAGCAATGTAATATGTGTTGTAAATTTCGAAAACAATGAAATCTTGTGGCGATAAATTCTTGAATGTAATAATGCCCTTTGGGAGCCTAATTTTGTACTAATCAAGCATCTTTGATTATTTGCTGACAAAAGAACTGAATTGTGACAGTGAATATGTAGCAAAAAGCTTTACAATCATGAAGGCAAATACACTAACCTTGATGTATTTGAGGGTGGCACACAGCTGCATCTCAATGTTTGATAAACATTTAGCAATGTCAAACATTTTAAGCTTAACTAATTAGTGGCCTGAGCTTTGTATCCTGGCAGAGTCATCATTGCTTGTATAGACACGTGATAAATGTTGAACATTGCTAGAAGTCTGGGGATAGCAACTGTTATTAGTTTCTTGACGCTCAATAATGCCTTCAGGAAAACATCCAAGATAGTAGGTTGGTGAATTTGCCTTCATTATATTAATGCCAAGTATAATTTTCAAAGATTGTCTGTACAGTAAATATGGATGTTTGCATATTAAATCAATATGTCATTTGATATGCTTATGCAGAGAGAAAGTTACAGGAGGCCTATGTTGGTTACAATGACTATCAGTCCTTCACAATGGAATTTTGCAGAACAATCAAGATTTGCTTAATTAATGAACTTACATGGCTACTGACAGTGGTGTACACAATGTGTAGGGTTGGTTTCTTCCTACCCTATATTAACTCTGATCACCAAGGTTAGCATTCTGGTACGTTGTCAGATCTTGATTCATGCAAAATAATTTTTATCTACTGTGTAGACTAataggattttcaagaataaTTTCTCCTTACTAAGATACCAGTTTTCATTCAATTTCTGTCTTTTCCGAAGAATCCTAGAGATACACTATTTTAGTGTCCAAATGAAACACTCCAATTCAGTGGAGTTCTGTACAGTTCATGAGGCTATACAGAGTACAACTCTTAATATCTTGGTCATAAAGCTAAAGATATCCAACATTTGAAAGTTCAGTTCCTGCATTCAATAAGTTTCATGTTTAATTTCCTGGATGAAATGAATGGCAACTCATTTCATTGATGCATAAGGAAATTTGCATAAGGAAATTTCAGAGGAGTATCcagtgttgcatttggaagaggcaggcttttcaataaacatcaaaatcgaTGGGTACCCCACAACTTATAGCCACACCAAGGTATTCAATGGTCTTGTGTATAGTGTTGTATGTTTTGTTATAGCATCTGAATGATCGGACAGCAATCCTATTGATTAAATGCCtttaaattttgaacatttttatttCAGAAACTGTTATTATGTACCTTGTAAGTTGAGGTGATATtgagctaatccagttgaaatccacacacgccctatatggaagacatgaccttaatcttctgcaAAGTGAGTGcatatttcaaattgggttacctaaatggatgactGTTTAAAatccactccctgtgtgggaaattcaggtcatgtcttccataggggatgtatagatttcaattggacTAGCCCATTGCCTGTTATTTGGACCAAGCCTTGGTAGTACTAAGATACATCTTGAAGTTGATGTGTACAGATATGAAATATCCTACCTAAACTCAgtgaaaaatgttttgttttcagaTAAGTTGTTACTAATAGTACGGCATAATGAAGGTTTGTGAAAGTTGAGGGTTTTTGTTGGCGTctcatacaaaaatgtatgctATAGAGGTCTTGCATGTTCTGCAAGTGGCATAATTTGACTACTAAATTATGTTTAAGACAAAAGCTTCATCCATGTGAAAGGATAAAAAATGCTTCAAAGTTAACTGCCAAGTCACACAAGTACatcattgaattgttttgaatgttgATTACTTGTGGATGACATAAATTTTGTGAGAGCTCAGTTAGTGGAGATCTTTATAGATAGTTGATCTCTTTTTACTACTGTTTTTCTTTGCTATTCAAATGTATGTATTCCTATATAACAATACTAATCCAGTACACATTTGctatcattttcaaaatataaatttccCAATGACTTTCTGAGACAAGCAGGTGTGTTATTGACTAACAGTACAAGTTACATTAATGCTTCATACTTTTATTTGTGTGGTTATTGCTTTCTGTTGTGCTTCAATATTCCTCCCACTGATCTTTCCCTTcgatatttggttaattttctagTTTATATAGCTATATagtgtatattttttcaaatatttctgaattGTTTAAACCTTAAATCTTTGTCATATGATTGTGATTGTGCATAGTGCTGAATACAGATTACTATAAATATATAACCAGTGAAGTACCCTACGTGATTTGCCAAGTGCTGGCAGTGACAATGGTGAAAACGGCTTTGCACAGCTTCGTTATGATACAAAAGGACCGGTTTATAGTTTTCTGGGATTTATCAGTATGCAGtgttcatgatgatattttaagACATGAAATAACTATGTGGAAGAGAATTGAGATATTAACAGCCAAGAAATGCAGCTATCTTGAAGAGACCTGTGAATCATCAAATTTTATTTCTCCCATATGCATCTGGTAGAGAAGCAGGAGAAACAAGATTGGGATCAAAGGCCTATATCGTATTATACATTTTATTCTTTGATGCCATAAACTTCTTTGATGGCTGAATTGGTGCAAGTGCTGGTACAAAGTCTCAGTGGTCTTAAGTTCTAATTCTACCCCTGCTGCAATACATTATTGGGCAAGTTTTTGGCATGTAAACCCTGTATCACAAATGTACATGAGGTATTTGCTATGCATCATATGAGATGGCTTGATCTTTTACATGTACAACAGGATTTCTTGAGTCGTGTAAGGCCATGTTTGTGCATGACTGTGTGTACATCCCGCTGTGCATACAGGAACTCTGTATAATTGTGATGCTCATTTGAGGCTGGCAACGGGTTGTTAAACTAAATGACTCTAGTTAGTACTCTAGTTAGTACAGCTTTTTGGGtactttttaaattattttagcagTATATCAAACTGTTCACTTCTTATTTAGATAATAAGTTTTGAATGATTTGATAACCCAAGTGGTGTAAGTAGGATTTAATCTTTCTAAAGAGAAGTCAGTTTTTTATCTACTTCTCCTGGAAAGATACAACCCTACACATGTTGACTGACATGGAGTACAAAGTAGTTTTTAAATCATCATAAGTGGTATAGTTTGAGTGAGTCAAGACTGTGGTATCTCTGTAATTTGTGTCCTATAAACCATGACTGTAATATTTCAACACTAAGTAATACGTGTAGGATTTAGAAGTATCCCCATAGTGAAGATGGTCCAAAATAATTGGTAGTAGGGTAATTTGAAAATTATAAGCTTCTAAAAAAAGATGTTGAAATTTGAacatcaaatatattttgtattagttatatttctatatattttgcacatataaatataaagtctgcTGCTTGCTTGCTGGTGGAGTGGACTATAAACAAGTTGTAAGGGAACATAATATTgaatattgtgatattttaaataCTTGGTAGCATTGTTGAATCTGTTTTAGTAATTATCGGAGAAGGATGGTCTTATTGGCAGTCGTATCCCTCACATCCCATACACCTTTCCCAATCAAAATGGAATTTTGAGTCCTATATAGTCtgcctcgtctcaagttgagagaacGCCATATTGGATGTCGCAGTGGCAGTGCATTTATGGGGTTGCATCGTCAGCGTACAGACAAACTGCACTTCCACGCTTGTGTATATGCCCTGCTGGGTTAGATTAACACATGCGATTCGAAAGTGTCAGTGtgaatccaacatggtgttactctcaatttGTGACAGGACACACTGTAGGCAAATGAGTGTTGGGATTTCCTTTAAGCTTCCACTGTTAGAATTTAGAAGTATGATGATGTTTCCATACCTCCTGGAAGGGAGAAAAATGAGTTCAATATCAATTCTATTTTCAACTGCACTGAGTCTAAATAAtactgtaaaacctcgtctacaagcatatagagtgcttctgatgaaagctaaattaatccaggcgccattatggagtttgagcaaataaattacagatccaagcacatacaaacaagtattgtACGAcgaatctattgtattggtatattcacgcttgtttcatattaattgagctttcttcaaaaacgctatatatgcttgtagatgaggttttacggtgGTGGCCTAAATATGCATTTGACATAATAGAACCAATTAATACATGGCATGTTGTATTTGCATAATATTCAAgttcccatttttttatatttcatttcaaaGAACATTAATGTATTCCAAAGCTAAGAAGCACAATGTACAGCTACTGCAAATTAACTGAAATTATTGTTACTACTCAAGAATTTTATTGCAAATAATCTGAATGGAATAAATTTCTCTTAAGAGCACATTCTTTGAACTCATACAGTGTGTCAAAAcatgtcatgatcatgatcaACTGTCTTTCACACAAAATTACAATATTACTCAAAATGAACCAACTAACAAAATAATTGCAAGTCTTATTTACTGCCATATAGAGGAGAAAAAAAGAGAATTGTTATGATCACAGCATAGTGACGGATATCACCTCACTGCCATGTCGGCACCGTATTGTACTGCTCTGACAACAAGGCAACATTAGATTTTATTTACAGTGCAAAGCCGTTTTTGCCATAGTCCCAACTCAGGCTCGGCAAATTGCATGAAGCACTCGAaggcatattgtaacattttgtaaCATACAAATagattgtatttcttttccacaaaattttAGTTTTGGTAAGGAGTACCATAAACATTGAATGTTTGGAAGATTTTCATAACTGAGTGGTGGTAAATTGACTACTGAAGTTCTGCCAGAATGTTTGCATCAATAGTGAAATCATGTATGGGAGCAGGACTTTTAGGGGAATCTCTTGGTCATTGATTTTAAAGTTTGATGATTTATGGCCAGTGAATAGATGAAGCATTAAAGGAATTTCCATCATGATTATTacactttttttaattatttcaaaaaGTAGATAATCATTTAGACTTTGCTGAGCTTATGTCATATAAATCCCACCTACCTTAATTAAcaataaagttataatttgttgtCATTCTGCTGCACAGAAATGCAGTattttgtttgtatgtgtttgcATATGGGTGTCACTTAGCTGTGCAAGTGATCTATAAACTCTTGAATTACCTCAATTGTATGTCCTGCTTCCAAGCTTGGCATACATTTACCTACAAAAAAGCCTGCTGTTTATATCGGTCATATGCATATCCAAATTGCATCGTAACACTAGACAAGTTGGGAACAATTAGTTTTTAATGGTGAAAGGTGTAATTAAGTTGTCTTATGGAATGATGGCTTGTTATTTAAAAATATCCAGAAAAGTACTGAACATGTTTTGCCATTTTTTACACCAATTATTCAATTTCTGTATctgaaggtccgttcatactatacCGCAATTGTTTTGCAGTGCAGTGCGTTAttgtactgcaaaatactgcattgcggtattgcaataaagttaaatacattttaactgagaaatgcgacaagttgcggcaaaaagtaatcgatatatcgacaACGCACTGCAAAGCAATTGCTgcgtagtatgaatggacctttagGGTGGCAACACTGGAATGGTTGTGTTTTAGATGTTGTAAAATTCACACTGTTTACTACATAACATTTGCACCGTGTATACAGTTCCAAGCATGCTGCACAAAGTGCACATTGAGTAAGTACACATTGATGCGGTGGATTTAGTATCCAGAGTAGATTGCCAAGAGTAGAACCAACCTTTTCATTTCATCGTTTTAagttatgtatacatgtacataatgacCTTATGGATATCAAGATGTCATTTCAATGTGATTGCTCATTCTTAACAACACAGAACGATTCCACAAAGAGTTGTAAGTCCTAAACCTACTGTAACTCCCAATCCTCATAACTCTTTCAATAGGATGTACATGTTAAGATAAGATGGGGAAATCCTTTAGAATACCTAGCATTGTAAGGTTTTTTTATGCAGGTCTTAGAACAGTGTATAGATATGCACAGTAAACAGAATAAATGGTACAGCAAATCTAcagaatattgggctattccagttgaaatccatacactcttatggaagacatgaccttaatcatccacacagggagttaaTTAATCCACCTCCTGTGTGGGTcactaaggccatgtcttccatagggagtgtagggatatcaactggaatataaGGATGGTGCATAGACATGTACAGTAAACCGAATAAATGGTAGAGCAAATTATAATCTAAGCTGAGACTTGCAATGGGTTATGACTTATGTGTTATACATGTTCCACCCCAGGTATTATAAATCACATTGATTATTGTTAGGGAACAAACAAAATGACCATTATGGCCTAAAAAAGTCCTTTTGATAGGGGGAGAGGGTCAAAAGGTCTGATTATGTTTGTAGTAAGTAGTCAAAAT from Amphiura filiformis chromosome 5, Afil_fr2py, whole genome shotgun sequence includes these protein-coding regions:
- the LOC140152542 gene encoding uncharacterized protein; amino-acid sequence: MKDIALRDSSSRKMEEQNIETPEISPETSPSKSGKPRIKLPGRRVNFPEDETIISGKIDAPNPWKDAKETSTEELIASYHAACVQNKVKPNSKILQQLQTVRDFTQRQETFSLKGEKVDLRVVETLEELFKRVQFNTVDLESCSLEDESAAALFDMVEFYESAIRLIVAANRSIGARGWQAAARMLKRTSCLECLDARNTNWTEHSMPMLARALRADMKLSVLHLEGCNLSGRPLFLLMVALKVNASIRDLFLAENRLVPSDAIQIGAMLKHNRGLRLLDLRNNHLQDVGLSHLCEGLLDQLEGQLLTLVLWNNQLTQNGMTHLAKTLPMVGGLETLNLGQNHLGNDGVHILKDGLMKNKSLLRLGLYSCRISDQGAIALAEYLADNAKIVRLDLRENDIRTGGLMALSLAMKVNKLLLRLDLDKDIKRDTQMRGYEELQRNLQQEIIGLLQRNRELAKLAEEKAEKEGAADNEKRKPQVQLDSPEGPISPEASQLVTHVMLKNTDNEESSPNKNWDSNHEPLSGIEVHHVNGAKQTTNSSSGTVNGHTNTPSSISKTQSSVPSSSSSTTTTTSIIKNPQASVEHTMQSVPTSNHSSSSSSGKSGSDGEHSPPGIRITDSIKLLTHPVQPMVNQGVAAAVAPAAALAGITVAPAVALMTQSNPYAADDSTTTVASSPSSSTISKTLPDDNTVHHDDSDPSKSGATVVVEQQQQQQSSAIGIDESIPKDNSTEQSVLDEIGDEQKSNVDIELADSSDVPEIFMEENPAYSSPSRDVMSLANGLLPPSSLATTTHYTTESTLGAPRQTNRYMGAHDVEFSGVDDFEKELNEMLASVKTTFDADLPSPSRSAHPAQELLNPATPIPDD